In Stenotrophomonas sp. 169, one DNA window encodes the following:
- a CDS encoding N-acetylmuramoyl-L-alanine amidase, with product MSNPLFPLLSAGLFCVVATVQGATAAPADDAGIVAAIVQQMERPLAPSTGTVRASTAADGSWTVELGSRLLADVRGPQIPAELDARLQAIRLAVMLRREQQGAMPPSLEFRFNGHRLEHYFPSPPARPRAHNPLDEAASGVDVFISASHGWYLHGGTTWYLQRPPTNGMIEDLVTPQFAQKFADALDGKKVRWAFSRSVETALHPVAGKPWWQMAARYHAQALYPDRPDIWQSYADRSTPLREYNDDIRSRPLMANEVGAGVLVHLHTNAADPLATGMMAFHQSGRSEDQRLGHVLLCKMRDAIRQVPAYADYRVRVQPSTGNFGEIRLALAPSILIELGFHTNPQDAAALQDPQFQAAVAEGLREGYDAFQQGGGAGGERVCQ from the coding sequence ATGTCGAACCCTCTCTTCCCACTGCTTTCTGCAGGGCTGTTCTGCGTTGTTGCAACGGTGCAGGGGGCGACGGCTGCCCCGGCGGACGATGCGGGTATCGTGGCGGCGATCGTGCAGCAGATGGAGCGGCCGCTCGCACCTTCGACCGGCACGGTCCGCGCTTCCACGGCTGCCGATGGCAGCTGGACCGTTGAGCTGGGCAGCCGTTTGCTCGCCGATGTGCGTGGCCCGCAGATACCGGCCGAGCTGGATGCGCGCCTGCAGGCGATCCGGTTGGCGGTAATGCTGCGGCGTGAGCAGCAGGGGGCCATGCCGCCGTCGCTGGAATTCCGCTTCAACGGCCACCGCCTTGAACATTATTTCCCGTCGCCGCCGGCGCGCCCGCGTGCGCACAATCCGCTCGATGAGGCGGCATCAGGGGTCGACGTTTTCATTTCAGCCAGCCATGGCTGGTACCTGCACGGCGGCACCACGTGGTACCTGCAGCGCCCGCCCACAAACGGCATGATCGAAGATCTGGTGACGCCGCAGTTCGCCCAGAAATTCGCGGACGCCCTGGATGGAAAAAAGGTGCGCTGGGCGTTCTCGCGCTCGGTGGAGACGGCGTTGCATCCGGTCGCCGGTAAACCTTGGTGGCAGATGGCCGCCCGCTATCACGCGCAGGCGCTGTATCCAGACCGCCCGGACATCTGGCAGAGCTACGCCGACCGCAGCACGCCGCTGCGCGAGTACAACGACGATATCCGCAGCCGCCCGCTGATGGCCAATGAAGTGGGGGCCGGTGTGCTGGTGCACCTGCATACCAATGCCGCCGATCCATTGGCTACTGGCATGATGGCCTTCCATCAGTCCGGTCGCAGCGAAGACCAGCGGCTGGGGCATGTGCTGCTGTGCAAGATGCGCGATGCCATCCGGCAGGTGCCGGCCTATGCCGATTATCGTGTGCGCGTGCAGCCGAGCACCGGCAACTTCGGTGAAATCCGCCTTGCACTGGCGCCCTCCATCCTGATCGAACTTGGCTTCCACACCAACCCGCAGGACGCGGCTGCACTGCAGGATCCGCAATTCCAGGCGGCCGTTGCCGAGGGCCTGCGCGAGGGCTATGACGCGTTCCAGCAGGGGGGCGGTGCAGGGGGCGAACGCGTCTGCCAGTGA
- the gap gene encoding type I glyceraldehyde-3-phosphate dehydrogenase codes for MAIKVGINGFGRIGRNVLRSAVLNFGDDIEIVAINDLLEPDYLAYMLKYDSVHGRFKAEVSVDGGHLVVNGKKVRLTQERDPANLKWDEVGVDVVIESTGLFLTKETAQKHIDAGAKKVILSAPSKDDTPMFVYGVNDKTYAGQAIISNASCTTNCLAPLAKVINDKWGIKRGLMTTVHAATATQKTVDGPSNKDWRGGRGILENIIPSSTGAAKAVGVVIPELNKKLTGMSFRVPTSDVSVVDLTVELEKEATYAEICAEVKAQSEGALKGILGYTEDKVVATDFRGETHTSVFDADAGIALDSTFVKLVSWYDNEWGYSNKCLEMAKVVAAK; via the coding sequence ATGGCAATCAAGGTTGGTATCAACGGTTTCGGTCGCATCGGGCGCAACGTCCTGCGCTCGGCGGTGCTGAACTTCGGCGACGACATCGAGATCGTGGCCATCAACGATCTGCTGGAGCCGGATTACCTGGCGTACATGCTGAAGTACGATTCGGTGCACGGCCGCTTCAAGGCGGAGGTATCGGTTGATGGCGGACACCTGGTGGTCAACGGCAAGAAAGTGCGCCTGACCCAGGAGCGTGATCCGGCCAACCTGAAATGGGACGAAGTGGGCGTGGACGTGGTGATCGAATCCACCGGCCTGTTCCTGACCAAAGAAACGGCGCAGAAGCATATCGATGCGGGCGCGAAGAAGGTGATCCTGTCGGCGCCGTCGAAGGACGATACGCCGATGTTCGTCTACGGCGTCAACGACAAGACCTACGCCGGCCAGGCGATCATCTCCAACGCCTCGTGCACGACCAACTGCCTGGCGCCGTTGGCCAAAGTCATCAATGACAAGTGGGGCATCAAGCGCGGCCTGATGACCACCGTACATGCAGCAACCGCCACCCAGAAGACCGTCGATGGCCCGTCCAACAAGGACTGGCGCGGTGGCCGTGGCATCCTGGAGAACATCATTCCCTCGTCCACCGGTGCGGCCAAGGCCGTCGGTGTGGTGATCCCGGAACTCAACAAGAAGCTGACCGGCATGAGCTTCCGCGTGCCGACCTCGGACGTGTCGGTGGTCGATCTGACCGTCGAGCTGGAGAAGGAAGCCACCTACGCCGAAATCTGCGCCGAAGTGAAGGCACAGAGCGAAGGCGCGCTGAAGGGTATCCTGGGCTATACCGAAGACAAGGTCGTGGCCACCGACTTCCGCGGCGAGACCCACACCTCGGTGTTTGATGCCGATGCCGGCATCGCGCTGGACAGCACCTTCGTCAAGCTGGTGTCGTGGTACGACAACGAGTGGGGCTACTCCAACAAGTGCCTGGAAATGGCCAAGGTCGTCGCGGCCAAGTAA
- a CDS encoding MBL fold metallo-hydrolase, translated as MPAHVQSFFHPDSNTFSYVVHDVATQQAALIDPVLDYDPETGTVSETALTPVLGHLQAEGLELRWVLETHAHADHVSAGRWLKQRFPEAALAIGEGIRAVQATFAPRYGVDVAADGEAFDHLFVDGETFALGTVQCRVLAVPGHTSDSIAYLIGDALFPGDSLFMPDAGTARCDFPGGDAHQLYRSIQTLLALPDSTRVYVCHDYGPGGRAISNETTIAEQRAHNIHVRVGTDEATFVASRQARDATLPEPKLMHPAIKANLQGGA; from the coding sequence ATGCCTGCCCATGTCCAGTCGTTCTTCCATCCCGACAGCAACACCTTCAGCTATGTGGTGCACGATGTGGCCACCCAGCAGGCTGCCCTGATCGATCCGGTGCTGGACTACGACCCGGAAACCGGCACGGTCAGCGAGACGGCGTTGACCCCTGTGCTCGGGCATCTGCAGGCCGAGGGACTGGAGCTGCGCTGGGTGCTGGAGACCCATGCGCATGCCGACCACGTGTCGGCGGGCCGCTGGCTCAAGCAGCGCTTCCCAGAGGCCGCACTGGCCATCGGCGAGGGCATCCGCGCGGTGCAGGCAACGTTCGCCCCGCGCTACGGAGTGGACGTTGCCGCTGACGGGGAGGCGTTCGACCACCTGTTCGTTGATGGCGAAACGTTCGCGCTGGGAACCGTGCAATGCCGGGTGCTCGCGGTACCAGGACACACCAGTGACAGCATCGCCTACCTGATCGGTGACGCGCTGTTTCCCGGCGACTCCCTGTTCATGCCCGACGCCGGCACCGCGCGCTGTGATTTTCCCGGTGGCGATGCCCACCAGCTTTACCGCTCCATCCAGACGCTGCTGGCACTGCCGGACAGCACGCGGGTATACGTCTGTCACGACTACGGCCCGGGTGGCCGCGCGATCAGCAACGAGACCACCATTGCCGAGCAGCGCGCGCACAACATCCACGTACGCGTCGGCACGGATGAAGCGACCTTCGTCGCCAGCCGGCAAGCCCGCGACGCCACCCTGCCGGAGCCTAAGCTGATGCACCCGGCCATCAAGGCCAACCTGCAAGGCGGCGCATAA
- a CDS encoding energy transducer TonB — protein MMLGCTRHDIRQAVDTREENVDHQRLDPLPRSSIGSGAVETYTLQPGESYRMPQLHTAPPPVLGDREQRQELALTTVCVQLVVDADGKVERSLPIADRTECRAGAAAENGALRQAVQEAVQQWRFSPAAVCHFAPGKLPRQPSDCEGADRIEPIPVSLLYAFTFEIVKGRHYVRRKGDGGD, from the coding sequence ATGATGCTCGGTTGCACCCGCCACGACATCCGCCAGGCGGTGGATACACGCGAGGAGAATGTCGACCACCAGCGCCTGGATCCACTGCCCCGCTCCAGTATCGGGTCCGGCGCCGTGGAGACCTACACCCTGCAACCCGGCGAAAGCTACCGCATGCCGCAGCTGCACACGGCACCGCCCCCGGTGCTGGGAGATCGAGAACAGCGCCAGGAGCTGGCGTTGACCACGGTGTGCGTCCAGCTGGTGGTCGATGCAGACGGCAAGGTGGAGCGCAGTCTCCCGATTGCCGACCGCACGGAGTGCCGGGCCGGTGCGGCAGCCGAGAACGGGGCGCTGCGGCAAGCGGTCCAGGAGGCGGTGCAGCAGTGGAGATTCTCGCCCGCCGCCGTCTGTCACTTCGCGCCGGGCAAGCTTCCTCGCCAGCCGTCTGACTGTGAAGGTGCCGACCGCATCGAGCCCATACCGGTGAGCCTGCTGTACGCCTTCACCTTCGAAATAGTGAAGGGCCGACACTACGTCCGACGAAAAGGGGACGGAGGGGATTAA
- a CDS encoding OmpW family outer membrane protein: MRRTAPLMMATLAAASALTAAPAMAQSKGDWTLSAGVHQVAPKSNNGTLAGGTLKLDVDSDIKPTITGEYFIADNLGIEVLAALPFKHDIRIAGLGRVGSTKHLPPVVTLQYHFNSAGKVSPFLGAGINYTTFFSEETGGALAGSTLKMDDSWGLAAHAGVDFALSEKAALRVDLRWMDIDSKVKLDGQDLGTVNIDPLAYGVSYVVKF, encoded by the coding sequence ATGCGCCGCACCGCCCCCCTGATGATGGCCACCCTGGCCGCCGCTTCGGCCCTTACCGCCGCCCCTGCCATGGCCCAATCCAAGGGCGACTGGACGCTGTCGGCCGGCGTCCACCAGGTTGCGCCGAAATCCAATAACGGCACCTTGGCCGGCGGTACGCTGAAGCTGGACGTGGACAGCGACATCAAGCCGACGATCACCGGCGAGTACTTCATCGCCGACAATCTGGGCATCGAAGTCCTCGCCGCGCTGCCGTTCAAGCACGACATCCGCATCGCCGGCCTGGGCCGTGTCGGCAGCACCAAACACCTGCCGCCGGTGGTCACCCTGCAGTACCACTTCAACAGTGCCGGCAAGGTATCGCCGTTCCTCGGTGCCGGCATCAACTACACCACGTTTTTCAGTGAAGAGACAGGCGGTGCACTGGCCGGCAGCACGTTGAAAATGGACGATTCGTGGGGCCTTGCCGCGCACGCGGGCGTGGACTTCGCCCTCAGCGAAAAAGCCGCCCTGCGGGTGGACCTGCGCTGGATGGACATCGACAGCAAGGTCAAACTGGATGGCCAGGACCTGGGCACCGTCAACATCGACCCGCTGGCGTATGGCGTGTCGTACGTCGTGAAGTTCTGA
- a CDS encoding aspartate/glutamate racemase family protein, which translates to MVGLIGGMSWESSAQYYRLINEQVREARGGVHSARLLLWSFDFAQIEALQAAGDWDGAGTLLVDAAQQLELAGASAVVICTNTMHRLADTVQAAIGVPLLHIADPTATAVKAAGIQRIGLLGTAFTMEQAFYTGRLERQHGLQVVVPDAADRVLVHRVIYEELVRGHVLPASREAYRGVMRRLVERGAQGIILGCTEIMLLVADDDAGVPLFDTTALHAQAAAQHLLAQR; encoded by the coding sequence ATGGTCGGCCTGATTGGCGGCATGAGCTGGGAAAGCTCCGCGCAGTATTACCGGCTGATCAACGAGCAGGTGCGGGAGGCCCGCGGGGGCGTGCACTCGGCGCGGCTGCTGTTGTGGTCTTTCGATTTCGCGCAGATCGAGGCGCTGCAGGCCGCAGGCGACTGGGATGGCGCAGGCACGCTGCTGGTCGATGCGGCCCAACAGCTTGAGCTTGCCGGCGCCAGCGCGGTCGTCATCTGCACCAACACCATGCACCGCCTCGCAGATACCGTGCAGGCCGCTATCGGCGTTCCCCTGCTGCACATCGCCGACCCGACCGCCACGGCGGTGAAAGCGGCAGGTATCCAGCGCATTGGACTGCTGGGCACCGCGTTCACCATGGAGCAGGCGTTCTACACGGGCCGTTTGGAACGCCAGCACGGCCTGCAGGTCGTCGTGCCGGATGCAGCAGATCGTGTGCTGGTGCACCGGGTGATCTATGAAGAGCTGGTGCGCGGCCACGTGCTGCCGGCCTCGCGGGAGGCCTATCGCGGGGTCATGCGGCGGCTGGTGGAACGCGGCGCGCAGGGGATCATCCTGGGCTGTACGGAGATCATGTTGCTGGTTGCGGATGACGATGCCGGCGTGCCCCTGTTCGACACGACGGCGCTGCACGCGCAGGCGGCCGCACAGCATCTGCTGGCGCAGCGGTAG
- a CDS encoding S1/P1 nuclease — MKSPFPLHSPLPLTALALALALCSTDALAWGAQGHRLVGRVAESRLTPTARAEVDRLLASEADPTLAGVAPWADQLRATDRDLGKRSAGWHYVNIAEDNCVYQAAKHCPDGNCVVEALKDQTRILSDRRNSDAERAQALKFVVHLVGDIHQPMHAGFGHDKGGNEVQVQFNGRGSNLHSVWDSGLLNTRGLDDTGYLTVLQALPQPALARRVDVRKDAEAWAESSCRIAVEKGVYPTSRKLGDDYTDRYRPVAESELRIAGERLAQVLNRALGPR, encoded by the coding sequence ATGAAAAGCCCCTTCCCCCTCCACTCTCCCCTGCCCCTTACCGCGCTGGCGCTGGCACTGGCCCTCTGCTCCACCGATGCGCTTGCGTGGGGCGCACAGGGCCATCGTCTGGTCGGGCGCGTCGCAGAAAGCAGGCTGACGCCCACCGCACGTGCCGAAGTAGACAGACTTCTGGCAAGTGAAGCCGATCCCACGCTCGCCGGTGTGGCCCCCTGGGCCGACCAGCTGCGCGCCACCGACCGGGATCTCGGCAAGCGTTCCGCCGGCTGGCATTACGTCAACATTGCCGAAGACAACTGCGTCTACCAGGCCGCCAAGCACTGCCCGGACGGCAACTGCGTGGTCGAAGCGCTGAAGGACCAGACCCGTATCCTGTCCGACCGCAGGAACAGCGACGCCGAGCGCGCGCAGGCGCTGAAGTTCGTCGTCCACCTGGTCGGTGACATCCACCAGCCCATGCATGCGGGATTCGGCCACGACAAGGGCGGCAATGAGGTCCAGGTGCAGTTCAATGGACGCGGCAGCAACCTGCATTCGGTCTGGGACAGCGGGCTGCTCAATACCCGCGGATTGGACGATACCGGCTACCTGACGGTGCTGCAGGCATTGCCGCAACCTGCGCTGGCGCGCCGGGTCGACGTGCGCAAGGATGCGGAGGCATGGGCTGAGTCCAGCTGCCGTATCGCGGTTGAAAAAGGCGTTTACCCCACCTCGCGTAAGCTCGGAGACGATTACACCGACCGCTATCGTCCCGTGGCCGAGAGCGAACTGCGCATCGCCGGCGAGCGCTTGGCGCAGGTGCTGAACCGCGCACTCGGCCCGCGCTGA
- a CDS encoding TonB family protein codes for MTDLLMLLLRASVWLTVGVLLLAVARPLLLRLGGGPLAYRSWWLLPLLLTLLVVPLPYPPAALPDGMALLAMTKGAANQNGPWLTASGGATLLAALWGLGAGRALLRACIAQRRFERQLGVLRQREDGSWQADVDAGLPALVGVWRPRIIVGLGFDTRFDPQQRDLVLQHERSHRDHGDHWVNAVVLLMRCVFWFHPLAAWSARRLQRDQELACDARVLRLHPAHRRSYATALLTAQLAHPIAPVACHWRGQPVLKERISMMKQGTSGRVPVACGYLMVAGLCIGAGGMAWASQGAGSAPALSAAPVDRDIKAAQMAAPDYPEEAFERGITGKVVLRVDVDADGKASDVRVVSATPAGVFEAATVEAARQWTFTPAVRDGRNVPGTLQIPVQFALDQPPVGP; via the coding sequence ATGACTGACCTGCTGATGCTCTTATTGCGGGCCAGCGTGTGGCTCACGGTGGGCGTACTGCTGCTGGCCGTCGCGCGCCCGCTGCTGCTCCGGCTGGGCGGCGGGCCATTGGCGTATCGCAGCTGGTGGCTGTTGCCCCTGCTGCTGACGCTGCTGGTGGTGCCGCTGCCGTATCCGCCCGCCGCGCTCCCGGACGGTATGGCGTTGCTCGCCATGACGAAGGGTGCGGCGAACCAGAACGGACCGTGGCTGACCGCGAGCGGAGGGGCCACGTTGCTGGCAGCGCTGTGGGGGCTGGGTGCAGGGCGTGCTCTGCTCAGGGCATGCATCGCCCAACGCCGGTTCGAACGACAGTTGGGCGTCCTCCGGCAGCGCGAGGACGGTAGCTGGCAGGCAGACGTGGACGCGGGGCTGCCTGCGCTGGTCGGCGTGTGGCGGCCGCGGATCATCGTGGGTCTTGGCTTCGACACGCGCTTCGACCCGCAGCAGCGGGATCTCGTGCTTCAGCACGAACGCAGCCATCGCGACCATGGCGATCACTGGGTGAATGCCGTCGTCCTGCTGATGCGCTGCGTGTTCTGGTTCCATCCGCTGGCTGCCTGGAGCGCGCGCCGCCTGCAGCGCGACCAGGAACTCGCCTGTGATGCCCGCGTTCTTCGGTTACATCCGGCCCATCGCCGGTCTTACGCCACTGCGTTGCTGACAGCGCAACTGGCCCACCCGATCGCACCGGTGGCCTGCCACTGGCGCGGACAGCCTGTGTTGAAGGAGAGGATTTCCATGATGAAACAAGGAACGAGCGGACGCGTGCCCGTCGCCTGCGGTTATCTGATGGTGGCGGGATTGTGTATCGGTGCAGGCGGCATGGCCTGGGCAAGCCAAGGCGCAGGCAGCGCACCGGCGCTATCGGCGGCGCCGGTTGACCGCGATATCAAGGCGGCCCAGATGGCGGCCCCCGACTACCCGGAAGAGGCGTTCGAACGAGGTATCACCGGAAAGGTCGTACTTCGCGTTGATGTCGACGCCGACGGCAAGGCGAGTGATGTCAGGGTCGTGAGCGCGACGCCGGCGGGTGTGTTCGAGGCGGCCACCGTTGAGGCCGCGCGGCAGTGGACATTCACGCCCGCGGTGAGGGATGGGCGAAACGTACCGGGGACGCTGCAGATCCCCGTGCAGTTCGCACTCGACCAGCCGCCGGTGGGCCCATGA
- a CDS encoding BlaI/MecI/CopY family transcriptional regulator translates to MQISDAEAVVMEVLWQRAPLAAEEVIAALRARDWAEPTIKTWLNRLLAKGAIAAERDGRRYLYRPLLQREAWVARQSEQFIERVFEGRVAPLVAHFSERGQLSPQDIAELRRLIGEMGDD, encoded by the coding sequence ATGCAGATCAGCGATGCAGAAGCTGTGGTGATGGAGGTGCTGTGGCAGCGGGCGCCGTTGGCTGCCGAGGAGGTCATCGCGGCCCTGCGTGCACGGGACTGGGCCGAGCCGACCATCAAGACATGGCTCAACCGCCTGCTGGCCAAGGGCGCGATTGCGGCTGAACGCGATGGCCGACGCTACCTGTATCGCCCGCTGCTGCAGCGGGAGGCGTGGGTGGCCCGGCAGAGCGAACAGTTCATCGAGCGCGTCTTCGAGGGCCGCGTCGCGCCCTTGGTCGCGCATTTCAGTGAACGCGGGCAGCTCAGCCCGCAGGACATCGCCGAGCTGCGCAGGCTGATCGGAGAGATGGGCGATGACTGA
- a CDS encoding DUF2339 domain-containing protein, translating into MEALIVMLVLVLLAIPLLLVVALVKIAGLRRRVGVLEEALLGREASPHAQQPIADAAAPVSATWDPLPPIQPWPVQAAAADADDVERPVVAPPVREVAASVAAPPPLPPGTQEATPQPAYVAPPPPSGPNAVERALSAAKRWFTEGNVPVKIGMLVLLAGVAALLKYVSDQGLLDVPIELRLAGITVGALGLLVFGWKQRSSRRLFALALQGGAIGVLLLTVFAAFKIYHLVDPLPAFIASIALVAGLCVLAVVQDSRTLAVLGILAGFMAPLWLSTGSGNHVGLFSYYAVLNAGIFAIAWFRPWRVLNLLGFVFTFGIGIAWGVLQYRPQDLPSTQPFLVLFFVFYLLIPLLYARRQPAEKRDLVDGSLVFGTPLVAFSLQAAMLHDQPMLLACIAVGVAALYAVLARALIHRRSFAVLAQSHAVLAVGFATLAVPLALSARVTGAIFALEGAGLVWLGLRQQRRLPQISGALLQIAAAFAFVAGADYWDGDARFLLNPTAMGVLLIAVAGFAAAWSYRRHGRDSIALVYYLWALSWWLVGLSAESLRFLPSRHEPAALLILTALTGWLAAEVHRRQPARALGLTTLAMLALAFPLLLAQVAMHRQPFAGYGGLAWALVAVLGTRSLHALRQGAGTLARVAQFLWWLLWPCVLSLALQQVASRLNIAQGWEIVMVLLPWIVLVALTIHRWRWISQPLGAAFDPARPLLQMVLFGVLGIAWLFLHFVPGWPDPLPWLPVVNPSELAQWVMLLLAARWLYSTQAPAVLQRIRVPVLAIAGFIAITSVTLHAVHHWGDVRWNDALWSSSLAQTSLTVVWSVLGVIAWVWGSRRGQRVLWTVGAVLMAVVLAKLILIDRNHLGNLLGIASFIAYGLLCTVVGYFAPAPPRPSQTVEEAA; encoded by the coding sequence ATGGAAGCGTTGATTGTCATGCTGGTGCTGGTGCTGCTGGCTATTCCGTTGTTGCTGGTGGTCGCCCTGGTGAAGATCGCCGGCCTGCGGCGCCGGGTAGGCGTTCTGGAAGAAGCCCTGCTGGGGCGTGAGGCATCACCGCACGCGCAGCAGCCCATCGCTGATGCGGCCGCTCCCGTTTCGGCCACGTGGGATCCGCTGCCGCCGATCCAGCCGTGGCCGGTGCAGGCAGCGGCTGCCGATGCGGATGATGTCGAGCGACCGGTGGTCGCGCCGCCCGTGCGCGAGGTCGCCGCCTCCGTTGCCGCGCCGCCGCCGCTTCCGCCCGGCACCCAGGAGGCCACGCCGCAGCCCGCCTACGTCGCACCGCCGCCGCCCTCCGGCCCGAATGCGGTGGAGCGCGCGCTGAGCGCTGCCAAGCGCTGGTTCACCGAAGGCAACGTGCCGGTGAAGATCGGCATGCTGGTGCTGCTGGCTGGCGTTGCGGCGCTGCTGAAATATGTAAGTGACCAGGGCCTGCTGGATGTGCCGATCGAGCTGCGCCTGGCCGGCATCACGGTAGGTGCGCTGGGCCTGCTGGTCTTCGGCTGGAAGCAGCGCAGCAGCCGCCGCCTGTTCGCGCTGGCGCTGCAGGGCGGGGCGATCGGCGTCCTGCTGCTGACCGTGTTCGCTGCCTTCAAGATCTACCATCTGGTCGACCCGCTGCCGGCGTTCATCGCCAGCATCGCCTTGGTCGCGGGCCTGTGTGTGCTGGCGGTGGTGCAGGATTCGCGCACCTTGGCGGTGCTGGGCATCCTGGCCGGTTTCATGGCGCCGCTCTGGCTGTCCACCGGCAGCGGCAACCACGTTGGCCTTTTCAGTTACTACGCCGTGCTCAACGCGGGCATCTTCGCCATTGCCTGGTTCCGTCCGTGGCGCGTGCTGAACCTGCTCGGCTTCGTGTTCACCTTCGGCATCGGCATCGCGTGGGGCGTGCTGCAGTACCGGCCGCAGGACCTGCCAAGCACGCAGCCGTTCCTCGTGCTGTTCTTCGTCTTCTATCTGCTGATCCCATTGCTGTACGCGCGTCGCCAGCCAGCGGAGAAGCGCGACCTGGTCGACGGCAGCCTGGTGTTCGGCACGCCGCTGGTCGCGTTCTCGCTGCAGGCCGCGATGCTGCATGACCAACCGATGCTGCTGGCCTGCATCGCGGTTGGCGTGGCAGCGCTGTATGCCGTGCTGGCCCGCGCCTTGATCCATCGCCGCTCGTTCGCGGTGCTGGCGCAGTCGCACGCAGTACTGGCGGTGGGCTTTGCCACGCTGGCGGTGCCACTGGCCCTGTCCGCGCGCGTTACCGGTGCCATCTTCGCGCTGGAAGGCGCCGGGCTTGTCTGGCTCGGCCTGCGCCAGCAGCGCCGCCTGCCGCAGATCAGTGGTGCGCTGCTGCAGATCGCCGCCGCGTTTGCGTTCGTGGCCGGTGCCGATTACTGGGACGGCGACGCACGCTTCCTGCTCAATCCCACCGCGATGGGCGTGCTGCTGATTGCCGTGGCCGGTTTTGCCGCAGCGTGGAGCTATCGTCGCCACGGTCGCGACAGCATCGCGCTGGTGTATTACCTGTGGGCGCTGTCGTGGTGGCTGGTGGGGCTGTCGGCCGAAAGCCTGCGCTTCCTGCCCAGCCGTCATGAACCGGCTGCGCTGCTGATCCTGACGGCGCTGACCGGCTGGCTGGCAGCGGAAGTGCACCGCCGGCAGCCGGCGCGTGCGCTCGGATTGACCACGTTGGCGATGCTCGCCTTGGCCTTCCCGTTGCTGCTGGCCCAGGTGGCGATGCACCGCCAGCCGTTCGCGGGGTATGGCGGCCTGGCATGGGCACTGGTCGCGGTGCTCGGCACCCGTTCGCTGCATGCGCTGCGCCAGGGCGCGGGCACGCTGGCGCGGGTGGCGCAGTTCCTGTGGTGGCTGCTGTGGCCGTGCGTGCTGTCACTTGCGCTGCAGCAGGTGGCCAGCCGCCTCAACATCGCGCAGGGCTGGGAGATTGTGATGGTGCTGCTGCCTTGGATCGTGCTGGTAGCGCTGACCATACACCGTTGGCGCTGGATCAGCCAGCCACTGGGGGCGGCGTTCGATCCCGCACGTCCGTTGCTGCAGATGGTGCTGTTCGGCGTGCTGGGTATCGCTTGGCTGTTCCTGCACTTCGTGCCGGGCTGGCCGGATCCGTTGCCGTGGCTGCCGGTGGTCAATCCGTCCGAACTCGCGCAGTGGGTCATGCTGCTGCTGGCCGCGCGCTGGTTGTATTCGACGCAGGCACCGGCCGTGCTGCAGCGGATCCGCGTGCCGGTACTGGCCATCGCCGGATTCATCGCCATCACCAGCGTGACCCTGCACGCCGTGCACCACTGGGGCGATGTGCGTTGGAATGACGCGCTGTGGTCGTCCAGCCTCGCGCAGACCAGCCTCACCGTGGTGTGGAGCGTGCTGGGCGTTATTGCCTGGGTGTGGGGCTCGCGCCGCGGCCAGCGGGTGTTGTGGACCGTCGGCGCGGTGCTGATGGCCGTGGTGCTGGCCAAGTTGATCCTGATTGATCGCAACCACCTGGGTAACCTGCTGGGCATTGCATCGTTCATCGCCTACGGCCTGCTGTGCACGGTCGTGGGCTACTTCGCGCCGGCGCCCCCGCGCCCGTCGCAGACCGTGGAGGAAGCTGCATGA